The Bos indicus x Bos taurus breed Angus x Brahman F1 hybrid chromosome 13, Bos_hybrid_MaternalHap_v2.0, whole genome shotgun sequence genome includes a region encoding these proteins:
- the LOC113902855 gene encoding uncharacterized protein LOC113902855: MAGAEGGGAGKGARVRRRRGVRGRAPAPTSGGRGGGAPRASRGPGAGLWAGPAVGGTGGRRGGAGRSGAAGPRAGATAAPRALSDPTVPVRRTRRGPAALGTPAPALSPRGRVGGARASAPREHPRPAHLSPAPEVLEVPCLQVAGSDFLLSWISHSVKTELMLCAGSALHPPPGSLCAWS, translated from the exons ATGGCGGGAGcggaggggggcggggcgggcaaGGGCGCGCGCGTGCGCCGGCGGCGCGGGGTCCGCGGGCGCGCGCCCGCGCCCACgtccggggggcggggcgggggcgcgccGCGCGCGTCACGTGGCCCGGGGGCGGGCTTGTGGGCGGGACCGGCGGTGGGCGGGACCGGcggccggcggggcggggcggggcgtaGCGGAGCCGCGGGGCCGAGGGCGGGCGCAACAGCTGCTCCGCGAGCACTTTCTGACCCAACAGTCCCCGTGCGCCGGACGCGCCGCGGCCCTGCGGCCCTGGGGACCCCCGCGCCTGCACTGTCCCCGCGCGGACGAGTAGGGGGCGCCCGTGCCTCGGCCCCCCGTGAGCACCCCCGCCCCGCTCACCTTAGCCCCGCGCCCGAG gTTTTGGAAGTCCCTTGTCTCCAGGTTGCTGGAAGTGACTTCTTGCTCAGCTGGATCAGCCACTCGGTGAAGACAGAACTCATGCTTTGTGCTGGCTCGGCTCTGCATCCACCACCGGGCAGTCTCTGTGCCTGGTCCTAG